The window CAATGCCATCGCTTCCATCAAGGCCACCGGCAACCCCTCGGCGAAGCTGGCCAGTACGAAAACCTCGGCTTGTGAAACCTCGGAAAGCGTTGGTTGATGAGCCATCGCACCCAGAAATCGCACAGACTTGTCCAATCGCAGCCGAGTAGACAGAGCCTGCAGAGAGCCGCGCTCCGGCCCATCTCCAATTAACGTACAGGAATAGCGGACGCCTTCGGCAGAAAGGAGGGCCAAAGCTTCCAGCAGGATGCGATGACCTTTCGCTGCAACCAAACGCCCAGTGCAGACGATGCGCAAAGGACTCTGCCGGTTAGCCGCATCCGGGAGATCAAGCTCCTGCGGGCGAAGCGCAAGACAATCGACGCCCAACCGGATCACTTCCACGCGGCTCTTGTCCAGTCCGGGAGCTATGCGCAGGACCTGGCTGCGACAAAAGTCGCTGATGCAAATCACGAAGCTGGCCGACTCAATCTTCCGCCGCAGGTAGAAGGCCTCCTGATCGAAAAACTCGTCAGGACCGTGCAGAGTGAGCGACCATGGAATCTTCCATGCCAGGGCCGTGAGCATGCCCACGGTTGCCACCGGTCCGCCGAAATGGACATGCAGATGAGAAAGTGATCGAGTACGCATCCAGCGACCCACCAGCAACGCCTCGGCGAGATAGAACATTACGAAGGCGCGACTCTTAAGATCCCAATCGCCGAGACGGAGCGCGGCAAGCAGCCCTCGAAAGACAACGTCAGGACGGGAGAACGCTATCGCAAGGAGCTGAGACGCAACCGCTGCGAGACCTCCGGATTTGACGTAATAGGTGTGCTCTGCCTCCGCGGCCTCAACTGGAGGCAGATCTTTCTTGGGGCGATCTGGTAGGTTGATGGAAGCCACTTCGATAGTCATCCCACGCTCCCGTAAACCAAGCACCTCTTTCAAGAAAAAGGTGTGCGAAACCGCCGGATACCTGCTTAAGAGGTAACCGATGCGCAGCCCTTGCCTGCCTTCGACGGCAAGTTGAATTTGGGAAGATTTTGGCAACCTGGCTTCAGTATACGAGGTGAGATTAGATAACCGAATTCGGCAGTCGAGGTTCCAGACCGTGTTCATCAAAACCGTTGCGTGTAGCCCGAGGTACGTCTGCTACTCCTCGGCAGCAACACATTGCCTGCCTTGCGAGATGCCATACCGCCCATCGCGAGAAGATATGGAAGAATCATCGCTCCATTGAGCAAGTTGTCGAGCGCGACCATCAAGATGACCGCAACCAGGGCCCAGCGAAGATCTGAACCGTCCCGATAGTCGCCATCGACGGGCAACCAGACCGAGCGAATGACTGGCAGAAACAGGATCGAACCGAATGCAATCAATCCCACCAATCCATACATGCCAAAAACAAGTAACCAAAGACTCCAGGGTCGCGAGTCTCCGCCTTGCCACCAGTCCCATTGTCCTGAACCGAAAAGCGGGTGGCGTAGCGCCATTGCAATATGGCCCTCATCACGTGCTATCCGCCATGCGAAAGACTGCCGTCCAATCGATGCCAAGCCGTTCGCGATGGAATGAACCGTGCCATTTCGTTGCGCTAACGCGCGCAAAGATACCAGATTAGTCATCCGAAATGCGGCAAAAAGGACAATGCAAAGGAATAGGATGGCAACCGATACGCGAAGGACAGATCGCTGTCTGAACAACGTTAACGGAGTCAGGATCAGCAAAAGGAGAATGCTGCCGACCGATTGGCAAAGCAGAGTAGTAACGGCCAACCCGACTGCAATCCATCGCGGAGACAAGCCATAAATAATAGGACGCAAGCGCCTGCGCGCAAAAAGAGAAATGGCAATAAGGGTGGCTGCTGCCATCCAGATGCCCAATTGGTTACCGTCTTCCAGGAAACCGATGGGACGATAGCCGAGATAACGCTCTGCGCCTATCCAGCGATATGGCTGATATCCGTAGAGAAGGGCATACAACTGAGGTCCCACGCATATCTCCAGAAGACAGATCGGCACATAAGCTACTCCCGCGATCACGTAGGCTTTAGCGGCAAGTAGCAGCGAATCGTGATCGGAAAAGTAAGTGCGACCGAGTATCCATGGCACGCCCCAGGAGATGGCCTGGTAGACGGCGCCAAAAACTCCCTCGCCAAGAGTATTCCAATGCGTGATGGCCGAGATCAGCGGTACACAACACCATACAGCCATGGGGATGTCGCAAATATCAAATCGAATTCTCTTCAAATCCGCGGAGTAAAAAAGGAGCATTCCTCCAAAAGCCGCTAGTCCCGTAACCGTCGCCTTAGTCAGGAAATAGTCCGTCGGGAGACAAACACCAAGAATCCAGTACGGAAACTCGTCCGTCGTGGGCTTGTAATTTGCCCCTGGCAAAAGCGCCCACCCGCCGAGAAAATTCGCGAGTATCGCAATGCGAACCGGATAACGCCGAAACAGATAGATGCCAACGGGTATCCAACCTATAAGGACGGCTAGCGGGATTAGAGGCATAAGATTTCGACGGAAACTCCTCCGCCATCCTCCTCTCGTTCATAACGATTCCGACATGAGGGCCCTGTGAGGGGAGAATAAGGCCTAGGTTGACAGAGCTCACACAGATGATAGCAGTTATCTTTTAAGGCAAAGGCATCCAAGGCTCGAGCATCGCTTAGCTCCACGCATATCGAGATTTCCTGGCCATAAGGTGATCCTCGACATATACATGACTCAATTTGTACCGGACTATACGAGCAACAACAATGGATGGTGACCGTTGATTCATCTGGACAACTCTGATCATTCATCAGAGTTGAGGATCTCGCGGAATCCCTGGGGTTCGCAAAGGTGGATGCCAATGAATCCTCGGCAGAGACTGAGGTTCCCCCAAATAAACATTCGCTTAACGTTGGCCCTGTCAGGAAAAAGGCGAGGCCGCGAAGAGTCGCTTCGCGGGTCCGAGGAATCTCACAATTACGGCTCTTTGAGTTGTTGCATTTGCGAGGGCAATGTGATCTGATTAGAACAAATAGCACCTCAGTACAGAAGCGATCTCCTCCCCAGGAGTTGTTCTGGCGGTGAATTACTTTTTGCCTTCGGTTGCTTTGTGATCTGGGCTTTATGGCTACAGACACGGGATCGATTGGGTTGTAGTTGAATTTTGTCTGGATGGTTTAGTCCAGCATGTACATCTTGAAATACGCTATTTCCTGCCTTGTAACAATGCCGTTTCCACAATTTGCGTAATTCGAAGGCTATCTATTTGGTAGAGCACCGACGCCAAGGTTTGACTTTGGCGATGGCCTCTATCGAAGAGAGAGATCAGACAATTCTGCGTGCCCCCTAGCCGCGTGTATGTCGTCAGCGCTACGGGTCACTCATAATTGGCGGCGGTGGTCCACGCAGATTTTTGACTGTATTCGATTGAGTCTAAGTTCCTCGGACTGGTTGAACTTTGCGTCGTTCGCGGTAACGGCGAGTGTGAAGCGGCAAGCATCATTGCAAAGGTGTCACAAAGGAGGAAGTAGTGCAGTTTCAGCAACACACCAGTAAGCTTCATCGAGACCCTATGACCATTTATGGGATAGATGAGGTGAACGTGGTCTTGCCAAATCCGGAAGCCCCCCACTATGAACCTAGGCTTCTTTTGTGCAAAAAACGAGGACGCACTCTAAGGTTTAAGGATTTCCAATTACAGCCTCCGCGCTGCCAGGTAACCGCAATTCGGAGGCCCGACCTCAACATCTCATCGGTGCCGCACTTAGCTCCGCGTAAAAGTAACCTCTCAAAGCCCTCCCTAATTCCGCTGTTTCTCTCACTCAACATCCTGGATGTGATTGGAAATTCAGATAGTTGGGTGCCGAGTCCGAATGCCAGAACTAAGCGACCTGCAACAGACAGGAATGAAAGTAACCAAAATTTACACACTTTGGTACTCAAATTGATGGTTACTTTGGTATGCTCACTTCAGAACCAAAAGTTGTAGTCCACGTTCTACTTTCGCTGCACGTTGCCGATCCAGTAGGTGAGAACAAGCTAGGCGAACTCTTCCGAGAGCAGTAATGAATCGCCACGCTGACTAACCGTTCTGGATCTCTGAATCCGCTTAGGAATGCCGTTGCCTTTTCATGTTTTTGACTAAGGGAACCTCCTTCCAGGGACTCAAAGGTCCTTATGAGACCCGTCCTTGGTGAGGAGAACTGTAAGTGTGTCTGCTCCCTTATTTGTGCAAGTGAACCCCGGATTCATTTCCGTATTCCGCGTGCAAGCGCTTATCGATTTAGGAGAAAGTTCGATGAAGAGATTCTTAGTTCAGGCCACAGGGATGCTTTCCGTCCTCATGATGGCTATCTTTTCTGTTTCCGCATCAGGCCAGACGTTGTCTCTCAATGATAAGAGCGTCATTCAGAACAAGCTGAATCGCATTGGCATGAATATCGGAAACATTGATTCCCAGGGGAATGGGCAGATACTGAAAAACCTGATCGGTTCCGGTAATCCCGGGTTCGAGCCTTTGCAGAACCAGCAGATTTGGACTCTAACCTCAGCCGGAACGACGAACACGTTCACGGTGCCCGATCGGAACGATGGAGTTCCGGCGAACTACTGGGCAGGAGGAACCTTCTCAGTGGTTGAGTCGCAGTCGCGTGGTGCTGAACTTGGTTGCACAGGCACGATCGCGTCCAACACCGGCACAAATCATCTGGCATCCAACGTGAGCACTAAGGTCGCTCCCGTGATTACGGTTTCCTCGGAATGCGGCGCTCCGTTCAGCGCTGGCGACACAGTGATTATGAGGAAATCCACGTATCCAACTCCTGAGTCCTGGTGGGAAAACGGTGGGCTCGGTGGAACGAATGGAACGGTGAGCGGAGGCGCGAAGCTTCTTTCCGACACAACCGATCTCTGTTCTGACTGCGGAACGCAGGCGTTGAACATGAACGCCTCTGCTGCTGGATCCTCGGCGATCGCGACTTGGCTTTTTGATACAGATTTCCGGAGTAATTTGTACGTCTTAATCGACGGCACCTATCAGATCTCCTTCTGGGCCAAATCTGCGTCCGGGAATCCAGCACTGAGCGTTTCCGCAAGCCGCGTTTCCAAGGGCGGCTTCAATTGCGGAACTTACACGCCGAAACTGACTTCCAGCTGGGCACAATACACCCTGACATGCACGGCATCTGAATCGGCTGCCGGCACAACGCCGGGCGTGGCGAATGTTTCGTT is drawn from Acidicapsa acidisoli and contains these coding sequences:
- a CDS encoding glycosyltransferase family 4 protein, coding for MTIEVASINLPDRPKKDLPPVEAAEAEHTYYVKSGGLAAVASQLLAIAFSRPDVVFRGLLAALRLGDWDLKSRAFVMFYLAEALLVGRWMRTRSLSHLHVHFGGPVATVGMLTALAWKIPWSLTLHGPDEFFDQEAFYLRRKIESASFVICISDFCRSQVLRIAPGLDKSRVEVIRLGVDCLALRPQELDLPDAANRQSPLRIVCTGRLVAAKGHRILLEALALLSAEGVRYSCTLIGDGPERGSLQALSTRLRLDKSVRFLGAMAHQPTLSEVSQAEVFVLASFAEGLPVALMEAMALGLPCISTTIAAIPELIENKGNGLLVPPASPETLFSALQILANDAALRHQLAQKARETVESQYNLARNLDSLAQMWSRKLI